Proteins encoded by one window of Castor canadensis chromosome 2, mCasCan1.hap1v2, whole genome shotgun sequence:
- the Hyls1 gene encoding centriolar and ciliogenesis-associated protein HYLS1, producing MAEKRQSYSVGEAMEQLTGPDVQKWANMDPEEQMLAAATAFTHICAGQSEGDIRREAQSIQYDPYSKASVTPGKHPVLPVQLHYPHRESYVTSETVSETSQRLRKPVMKRKVLRRKPGGEVLVTDESIVSESESDSVPASSIESDLNLWDLRQRLMNMHFQEDRESTVGISQKLSLPHEYQGVSQDQLICYLQREEMGPPAYEQDLIVASRSKSFILPRLDQLSRNRGKIDRVARYFEYKRDWDSMRFPGEDQRKELRWGVREKMLSRTEPQSKSQHVYVPNNYLVPTEKKRSALRWGVRCDLANGVIPRKLPFPLSPS from the exons ATGGCTGAAAAAAG ACAGTCCTACAGTGTAGGGGAAGCAATGGAGCAACTCACAGGACCTGATGTGCAGAAATGGGCCAATATGGATCCAGAAGAGCAGATGCTAGCAGCTGCTACAGCTTTTACCCATATCTGTGCAGGGCAGAGTGAGGGAGATATTAGGCGAGAAGCCCAGTCTATCCAGTATGACCCCTACAGTAAAGCTTCAGTAACCCCAGGGAAGCATCCTGTTCTTCCTGTACAACTGCATTATCCACACAGAGAAAGTTATGTTACTTCAGAAACGGTCTCAGAGACCTCTCAAAGACTCCGAAAGCCAGTAATGAAGAGAAAGGTGCTGCGCAGAAAACCAGGTGGGGAAGTATTAGTGACTGATGAGTCAATTGTCAGTGAATCAGAAAGTGATTCTGTGCCAGCAAGTAGCATAGAAAGTGATCTGAATCTCTGGGACTTGAGACAAAGGCTGATGAATATGCATTTCCAAGAAGACAGGGAATCCACAGTTGGTATTTCACAAAAACTTAGTCTACCACATGAATACCAAGGAGTTTCACAAGATCAGCTTATTTGCTATCTACAAAGAGAGGAAATGGGCCCTCCAGCTTATGAACAAGACCTGATTGTTGCCAGCAGATCCAAGTCCTTTATTCTCCCAAGGTTGGACCAGTTAAGCCGGAACCGGGGCAAGATAGATCGGGTAGCCCGATATTTTGAGTACAAAAGGGACTGGGACTCAATGCGATTTCCTGGTGAAGATCAGAGGAAGGAGCTACGCTGGGGTGTCCGAGAAAAGATGCTTTCCCGAACAGAACCTCAATCCAAGTCTCAACATGTGTATGTTCCAAACAATTACCTAGTACCAACTGAGAAGAAAAGATCGGCCCTTCGTTGGGGTGTTCGTTGTGATCTTGCAAATGGTGTCATACCCAGGAagcttcccttccctctttccccttcttaA
- the Pus3 gene encoding tRNA pseudouridine(38/39) synthase, which translates to MAENDTDRNQIEKLLKRVQELEQEVQRLKKEQDNSIKSLNIRENSSGFRKAKRVFDFSAHGRRHVALRIAYLGWGYQGFASQENTNNTIEEKLFEALTKTRLVENRQTSNYHRCGRTDKGVSAFGQVISLDLRSQFPRGRDSENLNLKDETNGAAEEIRYTHILNRVLPPDIRVLAWAPAEPSFSARFSCLERTYRYFFPRADLDIVTMNYAAQKYVGTHDFRNLCKMDVANGVINFQRTILSAQVQLMGQSLSEERWQEPFQLCQFEVTGQAFLYHQVRCMMAILFLIGQGMEKPEIIDELLNIEKNPQKPQYSMAVEFPLVLYDCKFENIKWIYDEEVQEFNVTHLQQLWANHAVKTHMLYTMIQGLDSVLLPCGTGPKIDGAIEWRNMKPSVIKQTSAFIEGVKMRTYRPLMERPKCQGLESRIQHFVRRGRIEHPHLLHKDEAKVRRDCNDTLEEENTILEKPTKRVCVDTDIKSII; encoded by the exons ATGGCTGAAAATGACACAGATAGAAACCAGATTGAGAAACTTCTAAAAAGAGTACAAGAATTGGAGCAGGAGGTGCAAAGACTTAAGAAAGAACAGGACAACAGCATCAAAAGCTTAAACATTAGAGAAAATTCTTCAGGATTTAGAAAAGCTAAGCGTGTATTTGATTTTAGTGCTCATGGCCGAAGACATGTAGCCCTAAGAATAGCCTATCTGGGCTGGGGATATCAGGGCTTTGCTAGTCAGGAAAACACAAACAATACCATTGAAGAGAAACTGTTTGAGGCTTTAACCAAGACTCGACTAGTAGAAAACAGACAGACATCCAACTATCACCGCTGTGGTCGGACAGACAAAGGAGTTAGTGCCTTTGGACAG GTTATTTCTCTTGACCTACGTTCTCAGTTTCCAAGGGGGAGGGATTCAGAGAATCTTAATTTAAAAGATGAAACTAATGGTGCTGCTGAAGAGATCCGTTATACCCATATTCTCAATCGAGTGCTCCCTCCAGACATCCGTGTACTGGCCTGGGCCCCTGCAGAACCTAGCTTCAGTGCTAGGTTCAGCTGTCTTGAGCGGACTTACCGCTATTTTTTTCCTCGTGCTGATTTAGATATTGTCACCATGAATTATGCAGCTCAGAAGTATGTTGGCACCCATGATTTCAGAAACTTATGTAAAATGGATGTAGCCAATGGAGTGATAaattttcagaggactattttgTCTGCTCAAGTACAGCTAATGGGCCAGAGCCTGAGTGAGGAGAGATGGCAAGAACCTTTCCAGTTATGTCAATTTGAAGTCACTGGCCAAGCATTCCTGTATCATCAAGTCCGTTGTATGATGGCTATCCTCTTTTTGATTGGTCAAGGAATGGAGAAGCCAGAGATTATTGATGAATTGTTGAACATAGAGAAAAATCCCCAGAAACCTCAATATAG caTGGCTGTAGAATTTCCTCTAGTCTTGTATGActgtaaatttgaaaatatcaagTGGATCTATGATGAGGAGGTTCAGGAGTTTAATGTTACCCACCTACAGCAACTATGGGCCAACCATGCTGTTAAAACTCATATGTTGTATACTATGATACAAGGACTGGACTCTGTTTTGTTACCCTGTGGGACAGGACCAAAGATAGATGGAGCAATAGAATGGAGAAACATGAAACCTTCTGTCATAAAGCAGACCAGTGCCTTTATAGAAGGAGTGAAAATGCGCACGTATAGGCCCCTTATGGAACGTCCTAAATGCCAAGGACTGGAATCCCGGATTCAGCATTTTGTGCGTAGAGGACGCATTGagcacccacatttattgcataAGGATGAAGCAAAAGTCAGAAGGGACTGTAATGACACACTAGAGGAAGAAAATACTATTTTGGAGAAACCAACAAAGAGGGTCTGTGTAGATACAGATATTAAAAGCATCATTTAA